In Haloterrigena turkmenica DSM 5511, a single genomic region encodes these proteins:
- a CDS encoding coiled-coil protein: MVDESKNIELTEDDLENKSKGQLIKMAGQLRDRRNELNQMASERASKRDDLNAKTREKVDEAQEHREKRDELNEQVQEHKESRNELNAEANELFDKVEKLKSDMELDEGKDLEELEEEIEELEFKQQTEVLSSEEEKELIEKIESKREEYEDRKGKLEQNEDLEELVEEAEEVRSEASQHHQKVTELADKAQEHHNQMIEAYREADDIRDEADEMHEKFVEAQEAADQHHEDFVRVQKRLRELDKKEEKERKSERDKKKEEAKEEAEEIYQKFKEGETLDTEDLMKLQKTGLL, encoded by the coding sequence ATGGTAGACGAATCAAAGAACATCGAACTGACGGAAGACGACCTCGAAAACAAATCGAAAGGGCAGCTCATCAAGATGGCTGGTCAACTGCGGGACCGGCGAAACGAGCTGAACCAGATGGCCTCCGAGCGAGCCTCCAAGCGCGACGACCTCAACGCGAAGACACGCGAGAAGGTCGACGAGGCACAGGAGCACCGCGAGAAACGCGACGAGCTCAACGAGCAGGTCCAAGAACACAAGGAGAGCCGCAACGAGCTCAACGCCGAGGCCAACGAGCTGTTCGACAAGGTCGAGAAGCTCAAGTCCGACATGGAGCTCGACGAGGGCAAGGACTTAGAAGAGCTCGAGGAGGAGATCGAGGAACTCGAGTTCAAGCAGCAGACCGAGGTCCTCTCGAGCGAGGAGGAGAAGGAGCTCATCGAGAAGATCGAGTCCAAGCGCGAGGAGTACGAGGATCGAAAGGGGAAACTCGAGCAGAACGAGGATCTCGAGGAGCTCGTCGAGGAAGCCGAGGAAGTGCGATCGGAAGCCTCCCAGCACCACCAGAAGGTGACGGAGCTCGCTGACAAGGCCCAGGAGCACCACAACCAGATGATCGAGGCCTATCGGGAGGCCGACGACATCCGCGACGAGGCCGACGAGATGCACGAGAAGTTCGTCGAGGCCCAGGAGGCCGCCGACCAGCACCACGAGGACTTCGTCCGCGTCCAGAAGCGCCTGCGCGAACTGGACAAGAAAGAGGAGAAGGAGCGCAAGTCCGAGCGCGACAAGAAGAAAGAAGAGGCCAAGGAAGAGGCCGAGGAGATCTATCAGAAGTTCAAGGAGGGCGAGACGCTCGACACCGAGGACCTGATGAAGCTCCAGAAGACCGGTCTGCTCTAG
- a CDS encoding carboxylate--amine ligase, giving the protein MDRHDDDAGVLIPGIDAPSTVACLRSLRPRGIRTIVGSESSTTPAARSTYCDEFVELPDPTDDLSAYGDALLEVAKRSDVRTIIPVREEDVYALADRKAAFADVVDTNWPDFETLRRVQDRVELFAAADAADVAVPETALLDQWTDWDQETIVKPRYTVAAPAYLDPGADEIEIGSTEYQQPGTPPDLQTVVERRGHVPLVQERIPDSREFGFFALYDRGDPVATFQHCQRRGWEYCGGPSAYRESVYDPDLEAAGRALLDELEWHGLAMVEFLRDPDDEEYKLMEINPRFWSSLPFSVRAGADFPRYYWQQAIGDPIASDDTYEVGIGGHLLRGELSYLHSVATKEYPMVERPSLAGAVRDVATSLVSQPRFDYAVADDPMPFVRDGINLVEAYRESRSSSDSADDSSEADDRDPTDVPPQSTRSHGASPSQTSQGLDD; this is encoded by the coding sequence ATGGATCGACACGACGACGATGCGGGCGTCCTGATACCCGGTATCGATGCGCCGAGTACCGTCGCCTGTCTCCGTTCGCTGCGACCGCGCGGCATCCGTACGATCGTCGGCTCCGAGTCGTCGACGACCCCGGCGGCCCGATCGACGTACTGTGACGAGTTCGTCGAACTGCCGGATCCGACCGACGATCTGTCCGCCTACGGCGACGCGTTGCTCGAGGTCGCCAAGCGATCGGACGTTCGGACGATTATCCCGGTCCGCGAGGAGGACGTCTACGCCCTCGCCGATCGCAAGGCGGCGTTCGCCGACGTGGTCGACACGAACTGGCCCGACTTCGAAACGCTCCGACGGGTTCAGGATCGCGTCGAACTCTTCGCCGCCGCCGACGCGGCCGACGTGGCGGTCCCGGAGACCGCGCTGTTAGACCAGTGGACCGACTGGGACCAGGAAACGATCGTGAAGCCCCGATACACGGTCGCCGCACCCGCCTATCTCGATCCGGGCGCCGACGAGATCGAGATCGGCTCGACGGAGTACCAGCAGCCGGGCACGCCGCCGGACCTCCAGACCGTCGTCGAGCGCCGCGGCCACGTCCCGCTGGTCCAGGAACGGATCCCCGACTCCCGCGAGTTCGGCTTCTTCGCCCTCTACGACCGCGGCGATCCGGTGGCCACCTTCCAGCACTGCCAGCGCCGCGGCTGGGAGTACTGCGGCGGCCCCAGCGCCTACCGCGAGTCGGTGTACGATCCGGACCTCGAGGCGGCCGGCCGGGCGCTGCTGGACGAACTCGAGTGGCACGGCCTCGCGATGGTCGAGTTCCTCCGCGATCCCGACGACGAGGAGTACAAGCTCATGGAGATCAACCCTCGCTTCTGGTCGTCGCTGCCGTTTTCCGTCCGCGCGGGCGCGGACTTTCCCCGCTACTACTGGCAGCAGGCGATCGGCGACCCGATCGCGTCCGACGACACCTACGAGGTCGGGATCGGCGGCCACCTGCTCCGTGGGGAGCTCAGCTACCTCCACAGCGTGGCGACCAAGGAGTACCCGATGGTCGAACGCCCGTCGCTCGCGGGCGCGGTGCGCGACGTCGCGACGTCGCTCGTCAGTCAGCCGCGGTTCGACTACGCGGTGGCCGACGATCCGATGCCGTTCGTCCGCGACGGCATCAACCTGGTCGAAGCGTACCGCGAGAGTCGATCATCGTCGGATTCGGCCGACGACTCGAGCGAGGCCGACGACCGCGATCCGACGGACGTACCGCCACAATCGACGCGTTCGCACGGGGCGTCGCCGTCGCAGACGTCCCAGGGACTCGACGACTGA
- the sppA gene encoding signal peptide peptidase SppA, which translates to MVDSERIERLLIVVAGVVAFAAAGFALFVVYPDSLAELLGVLVALAVAALGVRFSSNIAASLYPDYDVAEVAVEGPITRDGGGGSLPSSPRGTPADDIVDQIDRADEDDSVDALLVKLNTPGGEVVPSDDIRLAAERFDGPTIAYATDVCASGGYWIASGCDELWAREGSIVGSIGVIGSRVNASDLAEKVGLSYERFAAGDYKDAGTPLKEMDEDERAYLQGLIDDYYDTFVERVSDGRDLDSEFVRDTEARIYLGEQARELELVDRLGTRREIEDELADRLERDEISVEEFEPERPLMARVGAGAQRVAYAFGAGISGLAGDREFRLRT; encoded by the coding sequence ATGGTCGATAGCGAACGGATCGAGCGACTGCTGATCGTCGTCGCCGGCGTCGTCGCCTTCGCCGCGGCCGGGTTCGCCCTGTTCGTCGTCTATCCAGACTCGTTAGCAGAGCTACTCGGCGTGCTCGTCGCGCTCGCGGTCGCGGCGCTCGGCGTTCGCTTCTCGAGCAATATCGCCGCGTCGCTGTACCCCGACTACGACGTCGCCGAGGTCGCCGTCGAGGGCCCCATCACGCGCGACGGTGGCGGGGGATCGCTGCCCTCGAGTCCGCGGGGAACGCCGGCCGACGACATCGTCGACCAGATCGACCGGGCCGACGAGGACGACAGCGTCGACGCGCTCCTGGTGAAACTCAATACGCCCGGCGGCGAGGTCGTCCCCAGCGACGACATCCGGCTGGCGGCCGAACGGTTCGACGGGCCGACGATCGCCTACGCGACCGACGTCTGCGCCAGCGGCGGCTACTGGATCGCCAGCGGCTGCGACGAACTCTGGGCCCGCGAGGGCTCGATCGTCGGTTCGATCGGCGTCATCGGCTCCCGGGTCAACGCCAGCGATCTCGCCGAGAAGGTCGGTCTCTCCTACGAGCGCTTCGCCGCCGGCGACTACAAGGACGCCGGCACCCCGCTGAAGGAGATGGACGAGGACGAGCGCGCGTACCTGCAGGGGCTGATCGACGACTACTACGACACGTTCGTCGAGCGGGTCAGCGACGGCCGCGACCTCGATTCGGAGTTCGTCCGCGACACCGAGGCGCGGATCTACCTCGGCGAGCAGGCCCGCGAACTGGAGCTCGTCGATCGCCTCGGCACCCGCCGGGAGATCGAGGACGAACTGGCCGACCGCCTCGAGCGCGACGAGATCAGCGTCGAGGAGTTCGAGCCCGAGCGGCCGCTGATGGCCCGCGTCGGCGCCGGCGCACAGCGAGTAGCCTACGCCTTCGGAGCCGGCATCTCGGGGCTCGCCGGGGACCGGGAGTTCCGCCTGCGGACCTGA
- a CDS encoding DUF373 family protein — MTTLVVCLDRTDDVGRKTGLHSPVVGWEAVRALVTDVGLADPEDSGVNSLLETLRVAQNLRDENEEVVVAVVSGDRESMVSADRAVATQLDELVAEYDPDSAVVVIDSAEDERLVPIVESRVRVDSVDRVVVRQARDIESTYYLLKQFLADEELRQTVLVPIGLTLLVFPMLASFVGPAEGAAAITTVIGVFLLYKGFNIDELVTGLIHQVRESLYSGQVSVVTYVVAAGLTLVGLFAGALGVSALEDTPGVVVPTMQFAFDSVPWLAMAALTASAGRLLDEAIGDGPIRSSYLNLPFIVIAVGLVVRGFSAYFLEQQRVIDPFVVPAYEFGVISNEQFVVSAGERLALFVVTGIVVSLVGAHVASYFSTSREEGELADGGPETPAAGERASEPSTGAESTSELTDGGPPTSRTDATDDAADADSSSSTDADSSE; from the coding sequence GTGACAACGCTGGTCGTCTGTCTCGACCGGACCGACGACGTCGGTCGCAAGACCGGGCTGCACTCTCCAGTCGTCGGCTGGGAGGCGGTTCGTGCGCTCGTGACCGACGTCGGACTGGCGGATCCGGAGGATTCGGGGGTCAACTCCCTGCTCGAGACGTTGCGCGTCGCCCAGAACCTCCGCGACGAGAACGAGGAGGTCGTCGTCGCGGTCGTCTCGGGCGACCGAGAGTCGATGGTCTCGGCGGACAGAGCCGTCGCGACGCAACTGGACGAACTCGTCGCCGAGTACGATCCCGACTCCGCGGTCGTCGTCATCGACAGCGCGGAGGACGAGCGACTGGTCCCTATCGTCGAGAGCCGCGTCCGGGTCGATTCGGTCGACCGCGTCGTCGTCCGACAGGCCCGGGACATCGAGTCGACCTACTACCTGCTCAAGCAGTTCCTCGCCGACGAGGAACTGCGCCAGACCGTTCTCGTCCCGATCGGGCTGACGCTGCTGGTCTTCCCGATGCTCGCGAGTTTCGTCGGGCCTGCGGAGGGCGCCGCCGCGATCACGACCGTCATCGGCGTCTTCCTGCTCTATAAGGGGTTCAATATCGACGAGCTGGTGACCGGTCTCATCCATCAGGTGCGCGAATCGCTGTACTCCGGACAGGTCTCGGTCGTCACCTACGTCGTCGCCGCGGGGCTGACCCTCGTCGGCCTCTTCGCCGGCGCCCTGGGTGTTTCGGCGCTCGAGGACACCCCCGGCGTCGTGGTGCCGACGATGCAGTTCGCTTTCGACAGCGTCCCCTGGCTCGCGATGGCCGCGCTGACGGCCAGCGCCGGCCGCCTGCTCGACGAGGCCATCGGAGACGGACCGATCCGCAGTTCGTATCTCAATCTCCCCTTTATCGTTATCGCCGTCGGGCTGGTCGTCCGGGGCTTCTCGGCGTATTTCCTCGAGCAACAGCGCGTGATCGACCCGTTCGTGGTGCCGGCCTACGAGTTCGGCGTTATTTCGAACGAGCAGTTCGTGGTGTCGGCCGGCGAACGGCTCGCGCTGTTCGTCGTGACCGGGATCGTGGTCAGTCTCGTCGGCGCCCACGTCGCGTCGTACTTCAGCACCAGTCGAGAGGAGGGAGAACTCGCCGACGGCGGCCCCGAGACGCCGGCGGCGGGCGAGAGGGCGTCGGAGCCGTCCACGGGCGCCGAGTCGACGTCCGAACTCACCGACGGCGGGCCGCCGACGTCCCGAACGGACGCGACTGACGACGCTGCCGACGCCGATTCGTCCTCGAGTACCGACGCCGATTCGAGCGAGTGA
- a CDS encoding diphthine--ammonia ligase, producing MSDADGTWVSLFSGGKDSSWALYRALESGRDVSHLVTVHPTGDSYMYHVPATELAVLAAESIGVPLIDVEPDDFEAAAAADSGVQGDDELEPLEAALAALDADLEGGIAGVTAGAVESEYQTSRIQGMCDRLGCELFAPLWQEDPRELADAMLEAGFEIKIIQVAAGGLDESWLGRTLDEDALEELEALNEEYGVHILGEGGEFETLVVDGPHMDRRIDLEYEREWEGTRGRLRITDAELV from the coding sequence ATGAGCGACGCAGACGGGACGTGGGTGAGCCTCTTCTCGGGCGGCAAGGACTCCTCGTGGGCGCTGTACCGGGCCCTCGAGTCGGGACGCGACGTCTCTCACCTCGTGACGGTCCACCCGACGGGCGACTCGTATATGTACCACGTGCCCGCGACGGAGCTGGCGGTGCTGGCCGCCGAGAGCATCGGGGTTCCGCTGATCGACGTCGAACCCGACGACTTCGAGGCCGCTGCCGCCGCGGACTCCGGCGTACAGGGCGACGACGAACTCGAGCCCCTCGAGGCCGCCCTGGCCGCCCTCGACGCGGACCTCGAGGGCGGCATCGCCGGCGTCACCGCGGGCGCCGTCGAGAGCGAGTACCAGACGAGCCGCATTCAGGGGATGTGCGACCGACTGGGCTGTGAGCTGTTCGCCCCGCTCTGGCAGGAAGACCCCCGAGAGCTCGCCGACGCGATGCTCGAGGCCGGCTTCGAAATCAAGATCATCCAGGTCGCCGCCGGCGGTCTCGACGAGTCGTGGCTCGGCCGGACGCTCGACGAGGACGCGCTCGAGGAACTCGAGGCGCTCAACGAGGAGTACGGCGTCCACATCCTCGGGGAGGGCGGCGAGTTCGAGACGTTGGTCGTCGACGGGCCTCACATGGATCGGCGGATCGATCTCGAGTACGAGCGAGAGTGGGAGGGGACGCGCGGACGGTTGCGGATTACGGATGCAGAGCTAGTGTAA
- a CDS encoding sugar phosphate nucleotidyltransferase has protein sequence MKAVVLAGGYATRMWPITKHRPKMFLPIGDSTVIDRIFAELEADDRIDEVFVSTNERFAPDFEAHLADSEFEKPRLSVEDTTEEDDKFGVVGALAQLIDRENVDDDLLVIAGDNLISFDVADFVDYFEDHGAPTLAAYDVGSREKATSYGLVELEDDRVVDFQEKPDDPNSTLVSIACYAFPQDSLSLFPTYLEEGNNPDEPGWFIQWLQNHEATYAYTFDGAWFDIGTPESYLDAVGWHLDGDSLVADSATLENASIGDNVHVMGDVTLENTDLDHAVIFPDATVRDADIRRSIIDEGTHLEELDLAGALIGAHTTITNGPTE, from the coding sequence ATGAAAGCCGTCGTCCTCGCCGGCGGGTACGCGACTCGTATGTGGCCGATCACGAAACACCGGCCCAAGATGTTCCTCCCGATCGGCGACTCCACCGTCATCGATCGCATCTTCGCCGAACTCGAGGCTGACGACCGAATCGACGAGGTCTTCGTCAGCACCAACGAGCGGTTCGCACCCGACTTCGAGGCCCACCTCGCCGACAGCGAGTTCGAGAAACCGCGGCTATCGGTCGAGGACACGACCGAGGAGGACGACAAGTTCGGCGTCGTCGGCGCGCTCGCGCAGTTGATCGACCGCGAGAACGTCGACGACGATCTGCTGGTTATCGCCGGCGACAATCTGATCAGCTTCGACGTCGCTGACTTCGTGGACTACTTCGAGGACCACGGCGCGCCGACGCTTGCCGCCTACGACGTCGGCTCCCGCGAAAAGGCCACATCTTACGGCCTGGTCGAACTCGAGGACGACCGGGTCGTCGACTTCCAGGAGAAACCGGACGATCCCAACAGCACACTGGTCTCGATCGCCTGTTACGCGTTCCCGCAGGACTCGCTGTCCCTGTTTCCCACGTACCTCGAGGAGGGGAACAACCCCGACGAGCCGGGCTGGTTCATCCAGTGGCTCCAGAACCACGAGGCGACCTACGCCTACACCTTCGACGGCGCCTGGTTCGACATCGGCACCCCCGAGAGCTATCTCGACGCCGTCGGCTGGCACCTCGACGGCGACTCGCTGGTCGCCGACTCGGCGACCCTCGAGAACGCCTCGATCGGCGACAACGTCCACGTCATGGGCGACGTCACCCTCGAGAACACCGATCTCGACCACGCCGTGATCTTCCCCGACGCGACGGTCCGGGACGCCGACATCCGCCGATCGATCATCGACGAGGGAACGCATCTCGAGGAACTGGATCTCGCGGGTGCGCTCATCGGCGCCCACACGACGATTACGAACGGCCCCACGGAGTGA
- a CDS encoding transcriptional regulator, with the protein MREADETTRQRLADALRDEPATPSELAVRLDLTPESVVRHAEHVSRSIDGNDADEQLLVAPPACRDCGFDDFDDLLNLPSRCPSCKSESVTEPTLTIG; encoded by the coding sequence ATGCGCGAGGCCGACGAAACGACGCGACAGCGACTCGCCGACGCCCTCCGAGACGAGCCCGCGACGCCCAGCGAACTCGCGGTCCGACTCGATCTGACGCCGGAATCGGTGGTTCGCCACGCCGAACACGTCTCCCGATCGATCGACGGGAACGACGCGGACGAACAGCTACTCGTCGCGCCGCCGGCGTGTCGAGACTGCGGCTTCGACGACTTCGACGACCTGCTGAACCTCCCCTCACGGTGTCCCAGTTGCAAGAGCGAGTCCGTCACCGAACCGACCCTGACGATCGGGTGA
- a CDS encoding DUF7344 domain-containing protein yields MTATPHSESDCVDFVLAVLDELEGCDASAETVDDAFGLLAAQRRRLLLSVMRTYGESLTLPDAAEEVAVRETGCQVPNISAERVHEIYLSLYHDHLPRLVDAGLLEYDQERDLVVPIALE; encoded by the coding sequence ATGACTGCCACACCCCACTCCGAGTCCGACTGTGTCGACTTCGTGCTGGCGGTCCTCGACGAACTCGAGGGCTGCGACGCGTCAGCCGAAACGGTCGACGACGCGTTCGGACTGCTGGCCGCTCAGCGCCGCCGACTGCTGCTGTCGGTCATGCGAACCTACGGCGAGTCGCTGACGCTGCCCGACGCCGCCGAGGAGGTCGCCGTCCGGGAAACCGGCTGCCAGGTCCCGAACATCTCCGCCGAGCGCGTCCACGAAATCTATCTCTCGCTGTATCACGACCACCTGCCACGACTGGTCGACGCCGGCCTGCTCGAGTACGATCAGGAGCGCGACCTCGTCGTCCCGATCGCCCTCGAGTAG
- a CDS encoding Rieske (2Fe-2S) protein, giving the protein MDASQRITALEDVPAESTVLFRVTDGSDGEQEAILVATENGTGGDGIDGETDEDRLACWLNYCQHLTHIKIDKGSGASMRNGELVCANHGAYFDAGSGECTYGPCEGAYLTDLEVTVHDGTVYLTDDDYEYVGAGPVDDDDDLSSSSNVKI; this is encoded by the coding sequence ATGGACGCGTCCCAACGGATCACCGCGCTCGAGGACGTGCCGGCAGAGTCGACGGTGCTCTTTCGCGTGACCGACGGCTCCGACGGCGAACAGGAGGCGATTCTCGTTGCCACCGAGAACGGGACCGGCGGCGACGGGATTGACGGCGAGACCGACGAGGATCGACTCGCCTGCTGGCTGAACTACTGCCAACATCTCACCCACATCAAGATCGACAAGGGCTCCGGCGCTTCGATGCGAAACGGGGAACTCGTCTGTGCCAACCACGGCGCCTACTTCGACGCCGGCTCCGGGGAGTGTACGTACGGCCCCTGCGAGGGCGCCTACCTCACCGATCTCGAGGTGACGGTCCACGACGGTACGGTCTACCTGACCGATGACGACTACGAGTACGTCGGTGCGGGACCGGTCGACGACGATGACGACCTCTCCTCGAGTTCTAACGTCAAAATCTAG
- a CDS encoding saccharopine dehydrogenase family protein — translation MDSLLIYGSYGYTGRLIAREAVSRGGSPVVAGRNGRAVSRQADELGVEGRTFDLSDAADVAAHLRSFDAVLNCAGPFVNTVDPLVDACLETDTDYLDISGEFQAFERLRRRDEAARAAGITLLPGVGFDVVPTDCLAAFLHAQLPDATALSLAIKGGGGLSRGTARTLVEHIGDDGVIRRNGRLIKVPMAYRSREIDFGDGPEHAVTIPWGDVVTAAHSTGIDSIEVYAAAPSWATRALSAVDSLGWLLERRPVETVLKRLVDARVDGPDDAARSTGAATVWGEAVDETTGRRASARLRTPNPYALTAEAAVSAAERVIGWGERGRSGRGRLPAGFQTPSSAFDSEFVLELSGTDRELLEAPAESDDPERAALESD, via the coding sequence ATGGACTCCCTTCTCATCTACGGCTCCTACGGCTACACCGGCCGACTGATCGCTCGCGAAGCCGTCTCTCGAGGAGGGTCCCCGGTCGTCGCCGGTCGCAACGGTCGCGCCGTCTCCCGACAAGCGGACGAACTCGGTGTCGAAGGGCGAACCTTCGACCTGAGCGACGCCGCGGACGTCGCCGCCCACCTCCGATCGTTCGACGCCGTGTTGAACTGCGCCGGGCCGTTCGTGAACACGGTCGACCCGCTCGTCGACGCCTGCCTCGAGACGGACACCGACTACCTCGACATCAGCGGCGAGTTCCAGGCGTTCGAACGGCTCCGCCGACGGGACGAAGCGGCCCGCGCGGCGGGGATCACGCTCCTGCCGGGCGTCGGCTTCGACGTCGTCCCCACCGACTGTCTGGCAGCGTTTCTCCACGCACAACTGCCGGACGCGACCGCCCTTTCGCTTGCGATCAAGGGCGGCGGCGGGCTCTCGCGGGGCACCGCCCGAACGCTCGTCGAACACATCGGCGACGACGGTGTGATCCGGCGAAACGGCCGGCTCATCAAGGTCCCGATGGCCTACCGGAGCCGCGAGATCGACTTCGGCGACGGCCCCGAACACGCCGTCACGATCCCGTGGGGCGACGTCGTCACCGCCGCCCACAGCACGGGCATCGACTCGATCGAAGTCTACGCGGCCGCGCCGTCGTGGGCGACCCGCGCGCTCTCGGCCGTCGACTCGCTGGGCTGGCTGCTCGAGCGCCGGCCGGTCGAAACGGTACTCAAGCGCCTCGTCGACGCTCGAGTCGACGGTCCCGACGACGCGGCCCGCTCGACCGGCGCCGCGACCGTCTGGGGCGAGGCCGTCGACGAGACGACCGGGCGTCGCGCCAGTGCCCGACTTCGGACCCCGAACCCCTACGCGCTGACGGCCGAGGCCGCGGTGAGCGCCGCCGAACGCGTCATCGGCTGGGGCGAGCGGGGCCGGAGCGGCCGCGGTCGCCTGCCGGCCGGCTTCCAGACGCCCTCCTCGGCGTTCGATTCCGAGTTCGTCCTCGAGTTGTCAGGAACCGACCGCGAACTCCTCGAGGCGCCGGCCGAGTCGGACGACCCCGAACGGGCGGCTCTCGAGTCCGACTGA